The Tunicatimonas pelagia genome contains the following window.
ATGCTGTCTTTGCCTTTAGAAAAAGTCTTTTGGAAAAGGTTTTTGAGTTGTTTAATAGTAATTATTGGACTAGCCAATTCTACAATCAATGGTCAGATTCCTAAATATTGGTACTTTGGTCATGGATTAGTAGTCGATGATTTTAATAATGATTTCCACGATGATATTTTAGTCTCAAATTTTAAAGGTTCAATTACATTGTATCTATCAGATTATTCCTCACAAAGCATAAAGTTTATTGAGCAACCAAGTATTAATGTTTCGTGCGATATAGGATCTGAAATGGAAAGCGGTGATTTTAACGGTGATACAAATACTGATTTCATTGCCACAGTCACATCATCACCTAGATATGTCCGTGGAGGCTCCTTTTTGCAATATTTCGGGGATGGAAGAGGTGGCTTCGAGTATATAAACAGGCTATCCCAAGAAGGTATAGGAATTGACGAATTTCTGGACGGGTTTGGTTCTAGTTTAGCAGTGGGGGATATAAATAATGATGGATACGATGATGTAGTGGTAGGTGCGCCAGGTGAACACCTCCCAAACCAGTTTTTAAGGAATAAACCTTATGGAGCTTTATTCGTTTTTTTTGCCAAAAATGACGCTTTAGATCCCATAGGTTATTTAAAAATGTACGTCGATACAAGGGCACCCTTTCGTCAGAATGTTTATGCAGGATCTCTATTTCCCCGTCCAATAGCATTAGGCCAATCAAATAAATCGTTTATTGCTGTAAGTGCCATGGATTCACCCGCTCCCTACTATCTTAATGGTCGGCTACGAGACAATACACGAAGATTCAGAGGCGGGGCTGTTTACACATATTTATACTCAGAAGGTGAGATAGAAGAAAATGGTATCATATTTGAACTTCCAGAATTTTATGAAAATAACACTACACCAATACCCGCATGCAACGATGGAATCGATAATGATGGTGATGGTCTTACCGATCTAGATGACCCTGGCTGCACATCAACAACCGATACTAATGAATTCAATGTAAGCGATCTTTCAGGATTTACAAATTTACTATTGACTAACTGTGATACTGATAGATCGCAATATAAAGTTTGGATTAGAAATATAACTGATAATACTGGATGGAATGAAATAGGTGAAATAAACTATCAAGGTAATTCATCTGGTACATGCCCATCTGGTGCATATCAACCATTTAATGTTACACTGGCAGGTAATCAGAAACTGTATGAAGTAGTCGTCGTTGATTCAAATCTATTAGGTTGTGGAGGACGTAACGATCCCACCTATGCCAGTTGCAGAAAGTGGTCTGTGGTACTAAGATCGAATCCAAATGGTGGTGTAGCAACTCAATTGCTTTACTAATATATATAATTGGTCTTTTTTTTAGTCCTCTCGTTTATAGCTCTAAAAAGGTAAAGTAATTCTCTGGTATCAGTCTACTGTAAAATCTGTCCGCTTATGCTGACGAACCCAATCTCCTGATACTTCATCAATGTTTCACTCTTCGCCAACCAGCCTGCTGTGCTTCTTCTTCACTACAGAACCAGCGCTCTCCCTTAGTTTCGTCGATACTCGTCTTGTTGTACCACGGGCTTGTTGGAGTGTGATAGATTTTTTCACCGGACCGGCTGATGTTTCCTTTGATCTTACAATCGGCCGATGTTTCGGGAGCTCGGCTCATCGATATTTTCTGGCCCGGCTGGCTTTTGGTTATTTCTGATTGCCTACCCCTACTCGACCGATAGCTCCAAGGCTCTTCAAACTGGTACTGCCAAATACCTCGTTTCTCGGTTTGAGCCAATTGCTCGGTAGTTACGTAGTCGCTACTGTACCTTCGGTAAGCCAGGGCGTATCCTTGTGCCACCATCCATTCGTTGATATTGATTCCATCTACAAAGCAGGTGGCAATCTGCCGGCCGTACTTATCAACTTCTGAAGACTGGCATTGGACGGTACGGCCGGCAATGAAACGATCAAGTGCTAGGGCCGCTTGCTGTCCGCAGCGGATCTGCTTACTCGATACATCGGTACACCACTGGCCAATTTCAGGAGCATCGATCCCCAGTAAGCGTACGCGTACCCCATGAATCTCAATGGTATCTCCATCTACGACTGTAGGAATGCCGATGAGCGTTCCAGCGAGCAGGTTCCACCAGAGAATAAAAGAAATAACCATTGGCCAAAGTTCGCCTGAAGGTAGACAGCAAAAAAATGAAAAAACGTAGCAGGTTTGTCCCGTAAGTTTTTCCAACTAATTCAATGCCATAAAATACTAGGGTTTAAGTGTTAGTGTTCAGAATCCTCCATCTTGACATACCCCAAGCTAATAGGAGTCCGGATATCATATCCCATATACCCCACCATCCGGCAAGAAAAGCCATTCCGCCCCTTCCATCGAAAAAATTAAAAATAAGAATCAGGGCTAATCCGGAATTTTGTATTCCAGTATCCAAACTAATTGTACGTCGGTCTTTGTAGTTTAACCCCAATCCGGTTGCTACTGCATAACCCAGTGAGTAGGCAGCAGCATTGTGAATAAGAACGATCATGAATAGCAAATGAATGTAGCGATAGAAGTTATCAAAATTGTTACCCAGGGCTACAACAATAAACACCAAAAATATGATGACAGAGATTACTCGAATCGGCTTCAGGATGGCTTTCGTTATGCCGGGTCGCCAGCTGGCCCACGTCATTCCTAAGAGCAATGGGATCAAAACAATGAATACCAGCGTAGTGAGAATTTGAAATACCGGAATTTCCACTGCTTGCAGCGTAGTTTGGCCGCGCAGATATACTCCTGACCAAAGTGAAAAATTCAGGGGTAAGGTAATAAATGAAACTAGTGTCGTGAGAGCCGTCAGGCTTACTGAAAGTGCGCCGTTCCCTCCTGCCAGGACAGATAATAGGTTAGATAATGTGCCACTTGGGCACGAGGCGACTAATATCATGCCTAGAGCGATGCTCTGGGTAGGCTGAATTAGCAGTACAATCAGATAGGTAACCAGAGGTAGCAATACGACCTGGGCAAGCAGGCCTACGGTGATCGCCCTGGGGCGGGTGAGTAACCGTTTAAAATCTGCTACAGTAAGCTCAAGAGCGATACCGAACATAATAACTGCCAGGCAGAAGTTGAGCACCCACAGGTTTTCCTGGCTGAAATGAAGCGTTTGTTGATCGAGGTTTTCCATAGAGGGCGCAAATAACCGAAATTTGCCCTCCTTAGACAACCTACACGAGCGATCCTTTTTCTACCGCTTGATCAGTTGCGGGCCTCTTCGTACAGTTTTTTGATAACGTCCCCTCTCCGGTTGACCCCTATTTTCGTAAAAATATTTCGTACATGGGTCATTACGGTTTTATCGGAGATATTCATTTGGTCAGCAATTTCTTTATTGGTAAATCCTTCCTTAAGAAGTTCTACCACTTCAACTTCTTTATTCGATAGATCGTATTTTTTGTAAGTAACCGTTAAGTCTACCGAATGGCTCATTACGCCATTCGTGGTTTGCCCATTATCATCAGACGGATTAAAATGCGATTGCCCATTGCTATGATTGAGGCGAAATCCCGACTGTATTTGTCCGATCAGTGCTCGGTTTAGGTTACGTGAGTTCTCAATAACTGATCGTACTTTTTGCAACAATATCGGTAGCTTAA
Protein-coding sequences here:
- a CDS encoding FG-GAP and VCBS repeat-containing protein; translation: MLSLPLEKVFWKRFLSCLIVIIGLANSTINGQIPKYWYFGHGLVVDDFNNDFHDDILVSNFKGSITLYLSDYSSQSIKFIEQPSINVSCDIGSEMESGDFNGDTNTDFIATVTSSPRYVRGGSFLQYFGDGRGGFEYINRLSQEGIGIDEFLDGFGSSLAVGDINNDGYDDVVVGAPGEHLPNQFLRNKPYGALFVFFAKNDALDPIGYLKMYVDTRAPFRQNVYAGSLFPRPIALGQSNKSFIAVSAMDSPAPYYLNGRLRDNTRRFRGGAVYTYLYSEGEIEENGIIFELPEFYENNTTPIPACNDGIDNDGDGLTDLDDPGCTSTTDTNEFNVSDLSGFTNLLLTNCDTDRSQYKVWIRNITDNTGWNEIGEINYQGNSSGTCPSGAYQPFNVTLAGNQKLYEVVVVDSNLLGCGGRNDPTYASCRKWSVVLRSNPNGGVATQLLY
- a CDS encoding bile acid:sodium symporter family protein, translated to MENLDQQTLHFSQENLWVLNFCLAVIMFGIALELTVADFKRLLTRPRAITVGLLAQVVLLPLVTYLIVLLIQPTQSIALGMILVASCPSGTLSNLLSVLAGGNGALSVSLTALTTLVSFITLPLNFSLWSGVYLRGQTTLQAVEIPVFQILTTLVFIVLIPLLLGMTWASWRPGITKAILKPIRVISVIIFLVFIVVALGNNFDNFYRYIHLLFMIVLIHNAAAYSLGYAVATGLGLNYKDRRTISLDTGIQNSGLALILIFNFFDGRGGMAFLAGWWGIWDMISGLLLAWGMSRWRILNTNT
- a CDS encoding thermonuclease family protein; its protein translation is MVISFILWWNLLAGTLIGIPTVVDGDTIEIHGVRVRLLGIDAPEIGQWCTDVSSKQIRCGQQAALALDRFIAGRTVQCQSSEVDKYGRQIATCFVDGININEWMVAQGYALAYRRYSSDYVTTEQLAQTEKRGIWQYQFEEPWSYRSSRGRQSEITKSQPGQKISMSRAPETSADCKIKGNISRSGEKIYHTPTSPWYNKTSIDETKGERWFCSEEEAQQAGWRRVKH